A region from the Peromyscus maniculatus bairdii isolate BWxNUB_F1_BW_parent chromosome 5, HU_Pman_BW_mat_3.1, whole genome shotgun sequence genome encodes:
- the LOC102917423 gene encoding vomeronasal type-1 receptor 4-like, with amino-acid sequence MILDPVKGTVFFCLTGLGTMGNISIFVSYMHMFQNTEKKPIHLILAHLAFTNIIMLLSKGMPKTIEAFNFRNFLDDTSCKVVVYLARTSRGLSICTSSLLTVVQAITISPRHSRWQRLTLKTPQHIVSLLFFFWILNFLISMNLPYYIKSINSVNITQIKKGINYCYFLPESWIIRWIFLTLMVLRDAVFQGAMGGASGYMVSLLHKHHQQVLYLQKAKLLYRTPPELRAAQSVLLLMLCFLFFYWADCFISLYFTFFIENYSKLLYVPEFLTLGYAVISPFILIQRDGHLTKCCHTQ; translated from the coding sequence ATGATTTTGGACCCTGTGAAGGGCACAGTCTTCTTCTGTCTCACTGGGCTTGGCACCATGGGGAACATCTCAATTTTTGTGAGTTACATGCACATGTTccaaaacacagagaagaaacctaTACACCTCATTCTTGCCCACTTGGCATTCACAAACATCATAATGCTTCTTTCGAAAGGGATGCCGAAGACTATAGAAGCCTTTAATTTTAGAAACTTCTTAGATGACACCAGTTGTAAAGTTGTTGTTTACCTGGCAAGAACATCCCGGGGCCTCTCCATCTGTACCAGCAGTCTCCTCACTGTGGTCCAGGCCATCACCATCAGCCCCAGACACTCCAGGTGGCAGAGGCTCACCCTGAAGACTCCACAGCACATTGTTTCCTTGCTGTTCTTCTTTTGGATACTCAATTTCTTGATCAGCATGAATTTACCATATTACATCAAAAGTATCAACAGTGTGAACATAACACAGATTAAAAAGGGCATCAATTATTGCTATTTTCTGCCAGAAAGCTGGATAATAAGATGGATTTTTCTCACCCTCATGGTCCTGAGAGATGCAGTGTTTCAGGGAGCCATGGGAGGGGCCAGTGGCTACATGGTATCTCTTCTCCACAAGCACCACCAGCAGGTCCTCTACCTTCAGAAGGCCAAGCTTCTCTACAGAACTCCCCCTGAGCTGAGAGCTGCCCAGAGTGTCCTCCTTCTgatgctctgttttcttttcttctattgggcagattgttttatttctttatattttactttcttcatAGAGAATTATTCCAAATTACTATATGTTCCAGAGTTTCTAACACTTGGTTATGCAGTTATCAGCCCCTTCATACTTATTCAGAGAGATGGACATCTGACTAAATGTTGTCACACTCAGTAA